In Dermacentor andersoni chromosome 4, qqDerAnde1_hic_scaffold, whole genome shotgun sequence, the following proteins share a genomic window:
- the LOC126548381 gene encoding uncharacterized protein: MTKENLHALCPSYSEELVGPTRARYRAKIEMCDGIDPYELCIGKDATPNVDLLPTVTHADIVNYLVLSTSHVTLQQMKAYKSLEGHNYFTSGWVKSIAAKQLASERVIVLSEVNHSQRLREVPLKVWILAKADGTVGTAHCTCMAGVGEACSHVAATLFAIETAVRLRDSVTCTEKKNTWLPAHSRNVEFRRLREIDFSSSKAKKKKMDNIINSTITAHVTPSSHRLLPIPAATDAELEQCFSAIADAGVTPALFTLHEKYSSLFHPPRAKEPLLLRTLMCEEAASEDLPALVSRAEEFLKEMVITEDMVQHVEAVTREQSKCAKWFAFRAGRVTASVMKSVCRTNVDYPSISLLRRICYPEKNKFSSEATDWGLKHESAALSKYQANAVQCHNNVTLRRAGVCLSAKYPHLAASPDAIVSCLCCGEGIVEVKCPYSLAVQGLEAALSNKDFCLEDSPEGPRLKRTHEYFYQVQTQLAMCAVKYCDFVVWTPTSVHIERIVEDCAFFQGILELATRFFTHVVLPEMFSQYFTRKDTPKAGTSAKRSVYCYCRGPETGRMVACDGEHCPYKWFHYSCIGMKRAPKQKHWYCADCAQLKKS; this comes from the exons ATGACGAAAGAAAATTTGCACGCGCTTTGTCCATCATACTCTGAAGAGCTCGTAGGACCGACTCGGGCACGTTACAGAGCGAAGATCGAAATGTGTGACGGCATCGACCCTTATGAACTGTGCATCGGCAAGGACGCTACGCCGAACGTCGACTTGCTGCCCACCGTCACGCACGCCGACATCGTCAATTACTTGGTGCTTTCAACAAGTCACGTTACTTTGCAACAGATGAAGGCGTACAAATCCTTAGAAGGCCACAATTATTTTACGAGCGGATGGGTCAAGAGCATCGCAGCAAAGCAGCTGGCATCAGAGCGCGTCATCGTTTTGAGCGAG GTCAACCACTCTCAGCGCCTACGGGAGGTACCCCTTAAAGTGTGGATTCTTGCCAAAGCAGATGGAACTGTCGGGACAGCGCATTGCACGTGCATGGCAGGTGTAGGCGAAGCATGCTCGCATGTTGCTGCTACACTTTTTGCCATAGAGACAGCTGTGAGGCTGAGGGACTCCGTTACTTGtactgaaaagaaaaatacatggCTGCCAGCTCATAGCCGGAATGTTGAATTCCGAAGGCTAAGGGAAATCGACTTTTCTTCGTcaaaagcaaagaagaaaaagatggaCAACATTATAAACAGTACTATTACTGCACATGTAACCCCTTCATCACATAGGCTACTGCCAATCCCAGCTGCGACAGATGCAGAGCTTGAGCAGTGCTTTTCAGCAATAGCAGATGCAGGAGTGACGCCAGCGTTGTTTACTCTGCATGAAAAATATAGCTCTCTTTTTCATCCACCACGAGCAAAAGAGCCTTTACTTCTTCGAACCCTAATGTGTGAAGAGGCCGCTTCTGAGGATTTGCCTGCTCTGGTGAGCCGAGCCGAAGAGTTTTTGAAAGAAATGGTGATAACAGAAGATATGGTGCAGCATGTCGAAGCCGTAACAAGAGAGCAGTCAAAATGTGCAAAGTGGTTTGCATTTAGAGCTGGACGAGTAACAGCTTCAGTTATGAAGAGTGTGTGTAGGACAAACGTGGACTACCCGTCAATAAGCTTGTTGAGAAGAATCTGCTACCCAGAGAAAAACAAGTTTTCATCTGAAGCCACAGACTGGGGACTCAAGCATGAAAGTGCTGCCCTCTCCAAGTACCAAGCAAATGCAGTGCAATGCCACAACAATGTGACACTAAGGAGGGCCGGCGTTTGTTTAAGTGCCAAATATCCCCACCTTGCAGCATCCCCAGATGCTATTGTCAGCTGTCTATGCTGCGGTGAAGGCATTGTTGAAGTAAAATGCCCTTATTCACTTGCAGTACAAGGACTAGAAGCAGCATTGAGCAACAAAGATTTCTGCCTGGAAGATAGTCCAGAAGGACCTCGCTTAAAGAGGACGCACGAGTATTTCTACCAAGTCCAAACACAGCTGGCAATGTGTGCGGTGAAATACTGCGACTTTGTCGTTTGGACGCCAACTTCTGTACATATTGAAAGAATAGTGGAAGATTGTGCATTCTTTCAAGGAATTCTGGAATTGGCAACACGATTTTTCACACATGTTGTGCTACCTGAAATGTTTTCACAATACTTCACCCGAAAAGATACACCAAAGGCTGGCACTAGTGCTAAAAGATCTGTGTACTGTTACTGTCGAGGCCCAGAAACAGGAAGAATGGTGGCATGTGATGGGGAACACTGCCCATACAAATGGTTCCACTACTCGTGCATTGGAATGAAGCGGGCACCAAAGCAGAAGCACTGGTATTGTGCAGACTGTGCTCAACTGAAGAAATCTTAG
- the LOC140217292 gene encoding uncharacterized protein yields MSTLKWSEIEDLLCLEVLQYTRREPLSAHGYLNIDRMDSGQFRTYFRFEQDDLRRLQSVLRLPEVLSTPQCVKIPGDESLCLTLRRLAYPNRLRELESLFGRHYSVISSATNAVLAHIESTFGYLLQDANNHSWLDLAKLEDFSQAVYSKEAPLQNCWGFIDGTARAICRPSRDQKLFFSGHKRFHALKYQAIMCPNGIICQLNGPYVGSRHDAGILRRSKTYQKLEQLVKGRSFCLYGDPAYPLRPLLLKPYGGSSLTMQQLPFNKRMSTVRQAVEWGFGKIAGLFAFLDFRKNQKLRQQNVSRMYKVGAILANCHTCMYGSQVSEYFGVESPQLDEYLRPQH; encoded by the exons ATGTCCACGTTGAAGTGGTCCGAAATAGAAGATTTGCTGTGCCTCGAAGTGCTTCAATACACGCGGCGAGAACCACTGTCAGCCCACGGCTACCTGAACATTGACAGGATGGACAGCGGACAATTTCGGACATATTTTCGTTTCGAGCAAGATGATTTGCGAAGACTGCAGAGTGTACTACGACTGCCAGAAGTTTTGTCTACACCGCAGTGCGTCAAAATTCCAGGAGACGAGAGTCTTTGCTTAACTCTGCGGCGTCTGGCATATCCAAACAGGCTGCGCGAACTGGAGTCGCTCTTCGGACGACATTACTCTGTGATTTCGTCGGCGACAAATGCGGTGCTCGCCCACATTGAGAGTACTTTTGGATATCTTCTTCAAGATGCAAATAATCACTCCTGGTTGGATCTCGCCAAATTGGAAGACTTTTCTCAG GCCGTGTATTCCAAAGAGGCGCCGCTACAGAACTGTTGGGGCTTCATCGATGGTACTGCACGGGCCATTTGCCGACCATCAAGGGACCAAAAGCTCTTTTTCTCTGGGCACAAACGATTTCATGCTTTGAAATATCAGGCCATCATGTGCCCCAATGGCATCATCTGCCAGTTGAACGGCCCATACGTGGGCAGTCGTCACGATGCAG GTATCCTCCGAAGGAGCAAGACGTACCAGAAACTTGAGCAGCTTGTGAAAGGACGAAGTTTTTGCCTCTACGGTGATCCGGCCTACCCCTTACGACCTTTGCTACTAAAGCCTTATGGCGGGTCTAGCCTCACCATGCagcagcttccctttaacaaaaGGATGAGTACGGTGAGGCAGGCAGTTGAGTGGGGCTTCGGAAAAATAGCAGGGTTGTTTGCTTTTCTAGATTTTAGAAAAAATCAGAAGTTGCGCCAGCAAAATGTCTCGCGTATGTATAAAGTTGGTGCTATTCTTGCGAACTGTCACACCTGCATGTACGGTTCGCAGGTCTCAGAATATTTTGGAGTGGAATCCCCGCAGCTGGATGAATATTTGAGGCCACAACACTGA